A genomic region of Methanofollis fontis contains the following coding sequences:
- a CDS encoding potassium channel family protein: MMEVEYQPTSLKDVLVEMKDISELMVDLAYSAILFESREIAGEVENLEEIMNRHVYQARISAMLGARRVEEAEAMSGLLQIAESAERIANSAADVARLVLKGAKFPQKLREALPEAEEVTIRLEVAAGSALDGRRLGEVKLQSRSGMRVIAIRRGNGWIYDPDKHSVIRSGDILLAKGIGAGMAPIHEMAGTSPEPHREWSHAGVVDDLDRAVALIIEMKNLSELAVGLAYTALLFTNEDLAEEVVNLDGQMEDMRYQFDLWVLGAAKRIENVEYLRGLLYLPPFAETIGGAALGIADVLLREIEIPPVFRMIVRESDEIITRFAVAAGSGLAGRSLREASLGTVTGMVVLAIRRGADRWIYRPGRDERLNPGDLIIAKGRRDGEERLALLCSPENR; encoded by the coding sequence ATGATGGAAGTCGAGTATCAGCCGACAAGTCTCAAGGATGTTCTGGTTGAGATGAAGGATATCTCAGAGCTGATGGTTGACCTTGCCTATTCTGCAATCCTCTTTGAGAGTCGGGAGATCGCCGGTGAGGTGGAGAACCTCGAGGAGATCATGAACCGGCACGTCTATCAGGCCCGTATCTCCGCCATGCTGGGTGCGCGGCGGGTGGAGGAGGCCGAGGCGATGAGCGGTCTGTTGCAGATCGCCGAATCGGCGGAACGGATCGCCAACTCTGCGGCGGACGTCGCCCGACTGGTGCTCAAAGGGGCGAAATTCCCGCAGAAACTCCGGGAAGCCCTGCCTGAGGCGGAGGAAGTGACGATACGCCTGGAGGTCGCGGCCGGATCGGCGCTCGACGGGCGGCGCCTTGGCGAGGTGAAACTGCAGAGCCGGTCGGGCATGCGGGTGATCGCCATCAGGCGGGGAAACGGCTGGATCTATGACCCCGACAAGCACTCGGTGATCCGGTCTGGCGATATCCTGCTTGCAAAGGGGATCGGTGCAGGCATGGCGCCCATTCACGAGATGGCCGGCACCTCCCCAGAACCGCACCGGGAATGGTCACATGCAGGCGTCGTCGACGACCTGGACCGCGCCGTTGCCCTGATCATCGAGATGAAGAACCTCTCCGAACTGGCGGTCGGTCTTGCCTATACCGCCCTCCTCTTCACCAATGAGGACCTTGCCGAGGAGGTCGTCAATCTTGACGGTCAGATGGAGGACATGCGCTACCAGTTCGACCTCTGGGTGCTCGGGGCGGCGAAACGGATCGAGAACGTGGAATACCTGAGAGGGCTGCTCTATCTCCCCCCCTTCGCCGAGACCATCGGCGGTGCCGCCCTGGGTATCGCCGACGTGCTGCTGCGGGAGATCGAGATACCCCCGGTCTTCAGGATGATTGTCCGGGAGTCCGACGAGATCATCACCCGTTTTGCGGTGGCGGCAGGGTCGGGCCTCGCCGGCAGGAGCCTCAGGGAGGCATCGCTCGGCACCGTCACCGGCATGGTGGTGCTCGCCATCCGGCGCGGGGCGGACCGCTGGATATACCGTCCCGGCCGGGACGAGCGCCTCAACCCGGGCGATCTCATCATCGCAAAGGGCCGAAGAGACGGTGAGGAGAGGCTTGCCCTCCTCTGCTCACCGGAGAACAGATAA
- a CDS encoding AAA family ATPase, whose product MKVIGVVGMPASGKGEFSRIAADRGIPVVVMGDMIRRAVREAGLPMTDENLGAVSAQMRARYGMAAVAHLTVPAVEESGAPVALIDGIRGGAEVAIFREHFPCFLLVGIRSDFDMRLERLGNRGRSDDSRSADDLRRRDERERGWGLAEAIEMADVFIENEGTMAEYAARVARLLDAVGGCP is encoded by the coding sequence ATGAAGGTCATCGGTGTTGTCGGGATGCCGGCGAGTGGCAAGGGTGAGTTCTCCCGGATTGCCGCCGACCGGGGCATTCCGGTGGTGGTAATGGGAGATATGATCCGGCGTGCGGTCAGGGAGGCAGGCCTCCCGATGACCGACGAGAACCTGGGGGCGGTATCGGCGCAGATGCGGGCGCGATACGGCATGGCGGCCGTCGCCCATCTGACCGTCCCGGCCGTGGAGGAGAGCGGCGCCCCCGTCGCCCTGATCGACGGCATCAGGGGCGGCGCCGAGGTGGCGATCTTCCGCGAACACTTCCCCTGCTTCCTGCTCGTCGGAATCCGGTCAGACTTTGATATGCGCCTTGAACGTCTCGGCAACCGGGGGCGGTCCGACGATTCCCGGTCGGCCGACGACCTCAGGAGGAGGGACGAGAGGGAACGCGGCTGGGGGCTCGCTGAGGCCATCGAGATGGCGGACGTGTTCATCGAGAACGAGGGGACGATGGCAGAGTATGCCGCACGCGTGGCCCGTCTCCTCGATGCTGTGGGGGGATGCCCGTGA
- a CDS encoding magnesium transporter: protein MAVGAGRERRLFLTGLAALVFSTIAAVLAGSYLSSVSDLLILIPGLMVLVPPTINMRGSISGVLASRISSSMHLGEFTGGFEGDGVLLQNLHASLLLTIATSVALGLIAPAVSALIGIPVIAAADLVLISVLAGLVSGLIVMGFTVLIAVLSYRRSVDMDMIAAPAVTTLGDLVTIPALALAAPLVLSVPEGGRGLLLIAVLLGVALLSLHSWRRGERVHEVVGEVLPLLIPLLILGTFAGVTYSAGLERLVTTGALLILIPPFAGICGSIGGILCSRIGTGMHLGVIDPEPVPSRAVGIQFAWTYLYTLILLPLMATCAHIAALLMGVSSPGLLTMVTIATLAGAIVMTLVNGIAYLTAMISFRYGYDPDNFGIPVITSSIDLLGAVALMSVISLFLI from the coding sequence ATGGCAGTCGGTGCGGGGCGCGAGCGGCGCCTCTTTCTGACCGGGCTTGCCGCACTCGTCTTCAGCACGATCGCCGCGGTGCTGGCCGGTTCCTACCTCTCCTCCGTCAGTGACCTGCTCATCCTCATCCCCGGGCTGATGGTGCTCGTCCCGCCGACGATCAACATGCGCGGAAGCATCTCCGGGGTGCTTGCCTCTCGCATCTCCTCCTCCATGCACCTCGGTGAGTTCACCGGCGGCTTCGAGGGAGATGGCGTGCTGCTCCAGAACCTCCATGCCTCTTTGCTGCTCACGATCGCCACATCGGTGGCGCTCGGGCTGATCGCTCCCGCTGTCAGCGCCCTCATCGGCATCCCGGTGATCGCCGCCGCCGATCTCGTCCTCATATCGGTGCTCGCCGGTCTGGTCTCCGGGCTCATCGTCATGGGGTTCACGGTGCTCATCGCCGTCCTCTCCTATCGACGGAGCGTGGATATGGACATGATCGCCGCCCCGGCGGTCACAACGCTCGGCGACCTCGTCACCATCCCGGCCCTTGCGCTGGCGGCCCCACTGGTCCTCTCGGTCCCGGAGGGCGGGAGGGGTCTGCTGCTCATTGCCGTGCTGCTCGGTGTCGCCCTGCTCAGCCTCCACTCCTGGAGGAGGGGGGAGCGGGTGCACGAGGTCGTGGGGGAGGTGCTCCCGCTGCTCATTCCCCTCCTGATCCTGGGCACGTTTGCAGGCGTCACCTACTCCGCCGGCCTCGAGCGCCTGGTCACCACCGGCGCCCTTCTCATCCTGATCCCTCCCTTTGCCGGCATCTGCGGATCGATCGGGGGGATCCTCTGCTCCCGGATCGGTACCGGCATGCACCTGGGTGTCATTGATCCTGAACCTGTCCCCTCGCGGGCCGTCGGCATCCAGTTTGCCTGGACCTACCTCTACACCCTGATCCTGCTCCCCCTGATGGCGACGTGCGCCCATATCGCCGCCCTGCTGATGGGTGTATCCTCGCCCGGTCTCCTCACCATGGTGACGATCGCCACTTTGGCCGGTGCGATCGTCATGACCCTGGTCAACGGCATCGCCTACCTGACGGCGATGATCTCGTTCCGCTATGGCTACGACCCCGACAACTTCGGGATCCCGGTGATCACCTCCTCAATCGACCTGCTCGGGGCGGTGGCATTGATGTCTGTGATCTCCCTCTTCCTCATCTGA
- a CDS encoding carboxymuconolactone decarboxylase family protein, giving the protein MKPEDRKIIDEFRARADGMSDDILAETEEWLGTVPFIFKLMRERPESFAFSVLGDYHTARPPHLDAKTAELVAIAAAAGAGADKCVKVHVGAALKEGATRDEILDTILIAGVMGKTRILAPALRAFQDSF; this is encoded by the coding sequence ATGAAACCGGAAGACCGGAAGATCATCGATGAGTTCCGCGCCCGTGCAGACGGGATGAGCGACGACATCCTTGCAGAGACCGAAGAATGGCTCGGCACCGTCCCGTTCATCTTCAAACTGATGCGTGAGCGCCCGGAATCCTTCGCTTTCTCGGTCCTCGGGGATTATCACACTGCCCGGCCACCGCACCTCGATGCAAAGACCGCCGAACTGGTGGCGATCGCCGCTGCAGCGGGCGCCGGCGCCGACAAATGCGTGAAGGTCCATGTAGGCGCCGCCCTGAAAGAGGGGGCGACCAGAGACGAGATCCTGGACACCATCCTGATCGCCGGGGTCATGGGCAAGACCCGCATCCTGGCACCGGCCCTCAGGGCGTTCCAGGACTCCTTCTGA
- a CDS encoding tetratricopeptide repeat protein, giving the protein MDRRLIAALLLIIIATAPGCLGSAGGSPGYDQNTSLQQGYAQYCEAIECLDAEIERNPENASAWFFKGMWLNNWFNQYEGALECYDAALALDPGDADVLFAKGISLWNLERFDEADDCFARACRIDPALAVFVPRHGDPGNRSESVAVAAGG; this is encoded by the coding sequence ATGGACCGACGCCTCATCGCCGCTCTTCTGCTCATCATCATCGCCACTGCCCCCGGATGCCTCGGATCCGCCGGCGGGTCTCCTGGATATGACCAGAACACCTCCCTCCAGCAGGGGTATGCACAGTATTGCGAGGCGATCGAGTGCCTGGATGCGGAAATCGAGCGGAACCCTGAGAACGCCTCGGCATGGTTTTTCAAGGGGATGTGGCTGAACAACTGGTTCAACCAGTATGAGGGGGCACTCGAGTGTTATGATGCCGCCCTCGCCCTCGATCCAGGGGACGCGGATGTGCTGTTCGCAAAGGGGATCAGCCTCTGGAACCTGGAACGGTTTGATGAGGCCGATGACTGTTTTGCGCGGGCCTGCCGGATCGATCCGGCACTGGCAGTCTTCGTTCCCCGACACGGCGATCCGGGAAACCGGAGCGAGTCAGTCGCCGTTGCCGCGGGCGGGTGA
- a CDS encoding sugar phosphate isomerase/epimerase family protein — protein sequence MTVRPYFASSSKVWEDVAWIFGIEEAGFAGWEISADGNYRLDEPAKKKRVVETLASTTLDATVHAPYTDLNPASINDPIWQESVRQICACVENAADFTDRVTMHPGYLSPAGKLLPGRVWDQQKEALRIIGRCGEENGVLVCLENMINIPEFLCHDPYELLGITGGIEGIGVTFDIGHANTVGNVGDFLKEIGNASHLHIHDNHGSSDEHLPLGDGTIDWEAAGHAIAGGYHGGIAVVEGRNLDEAERSLQIFRRCFV from the coding sequence GTGACGGTCCGGCCCTATTTCGCCTCCTCGTCCAAGGTCTGGGAGGACGTGGCCTGGATCTTCGGTATCGAGGAGGCCGGTTTTGCGGGCTGGGAGATCTCGGCCGATGGCAACTACCGCCTGGACGAACCGGCGAAGAAGAAGCGGGTGGTGGAAACGCTGGCGAGCACCACTCTCGACGCCACCGTCCACGCCCCCTATACCGACCTGAACCCGGCCTCCATCAACGACCCCATCTGGCAGGAATCGGTGCGGCAGATATGCGCCTGCGTGGAGAATGCCGCAGATTTCACCGACCGGGTGACGATGCACCCCGGCTACCTCTCCCCGGCCGGAAAACTCCTCCCCGGCCGCGTCTGGGATCAGCAGAAAGAGGCCCTCCGGATCATCGGGCGGTGCGGCGAGGAGAACGGCGTGCTCGTCTGCCTGGAGAACATGATCAATATCCCCGAATTCCTCTGCCACGACCCCTATGAGCTCCTGGGGATCACCGGCGGGATCGAGGGCATCGGCGTCACCTTCGACATCGGTCATGCCAACACCGTCGGGAATGTCGGCGATTTCCTGAAGGAGATCGGCAATGCCAGCCACCTGCACATCCACGACAACCACGGCAGCAGCGACGAGCACCTCCCCCTCGGCGACGGCACCATCGACTGGGAAGCCGCGGGGCATGCGATCGCCGGCGGCTACCATGGCGGCATCGCCGTCGTCGAGGGGCGCAACCTCGACGAGGCGGAGCGGAGTCTCCAGATTTTCAGGAGGTGTTTTGTATAG
- the thiC gene encoding phosphomethylpyrimidine synthase ThiC gives MSIIEDARRGVITEEMRIVAEQEGVTEEFIRRGVAGGHITIPVSPYRDVKICGIGEGLRTKVNASIGTSTDIVDIDMEIEKAKQAELAGADTLMELSTGGDFMEIRRRVVANTSLSVGSVPLYQAFIEAARDKGGVVFMDPDDLFRITAEQAKAGTNFMAIHTGINVETMKRLKNQGRHGGLVSRGGAFMTAWMIHNEQENPLYAEFDYLLEILKEHEVTLSFGNGMRAGAVHDATDRAQLQELIINAELADRANDFGVQTIIEGPGHIPIDEIEANVIVQKRVTNRKPFYMLGPLVTDIAPGYDDRVAAIGASLSSAYGADFICYVTPAEHLALPTPEEVYEGVMSSRIAAHAGDMIKLKKRDADLEMGHARRDLDWGRQFAVAMNPERAKKIRDERMPADTDGCTMCGDYCALKIVNKNFHF, from the coding sequence ATGAGTATCATCGAGGATGCCAGACGGGGCGTCATCACCGAGGAGATGCGTATCGTCGCAGAGCAGGAAGGCGTGACCGAGGAGTTCATCAGGCGCGGCGTTGCCGGCGGCCATATCACCATCCCGGTCTCTCCCTACCGTGATGTGAAGATCTGCGGCATCGGCGAAGGGCTGCGGACGAAGGTGAACGCCTCCATCGGCACCTCAACCGACATCGTCGATATCGACATGGAGATCGAGAAGGCAAAACAGGCCGAACTGGCCGGCGCCGACACCCTGATGGAGCTCTCCACCGGCGGGGACTTCATGGAGATCAGGCGGCGGGTCGTCGCCAACACCAGCCTCTCGGTGGGATCGGTGCCCCTGTATCAGGCCTTCATCGAGGCGGCGCGGGACAAGGGCGGCGTCGTCTTCATGGACCCCGACGACCTCTTCAGGATCACGGCCGAACAGGCGAAGGCAGGCACGAACTTCATGGCCATCCATACGGGCATCAACGTGGAGACGATGAAGCGCCTGAAAAACCAGGGGCGCCACGGCGGACTGGTCTCCCGCGGCGGGGCGTTCATGACCGCATGGATGATCCACAACGAGCAGGAGAACCCGCTCTACGCCGAGTTCGATTATCTCCTGGAGATCCTCAAGGAGCATGAGGTGACGCTCTCTTTCGGAAACGGCATGCGGGCCGGTGCCGTGCATGACGCCACCGACCGGGCGCAGCTCCAGGAACTGATCATCAACGCCGAACTCGCCGACAGGGCCAATGACTTTGGCGTGCAGACGATCATCGAGGGGCCGGGACACATCCCGATCGACGAGATCGAGGCGAACGTGATCGTCCAGAAGCGCGTGACGAACCGCAAGCCCTTCTACATGCTCGGACCCCTGGTGACCGATATCGCCCCTGGATACGATGACCGCGTGGCCGCCATCGGTGCATCGCTCTCCTCGGCCTACGGCGCCGACTTCATCTGCTATGTCACCCCGGCCGAGCACCTCGCCCTGCCCACCCCTGAGGAGGTCTATGAGGGCGTGATGAGCTCGCGCATCGCCGCCCATGCCGGCGACATGATCAAACTCAAGAAGCGCGATGCCGACCTCGAGATGGGCCATGCCCGCCGCGACCTCGACTGGGGCCGCCAGTTTGCGGTGGCAATGAACCCGGAGCGTGCAAAGAAGATCAGAGACGAGCGGATGCCGGCAGACACCGACGGCTGCACGATGTGCGGCGACTACTGCGCACTCAAGATCGTCAACAAAAACTTCCACTTCTGA
- a CDS encoding anaerobic ribonucleoside-triphosphate reductase activating protein produces MNFGGFVPLSTVDWRGRAVCTVFLRGCPVRCHYCQNMAILSGTDEREVGEVLDMIRDSTLLATGVVFSGGEATMQKDALIALARGVREMGLGVCIQTNGVFPATIRALLAERLLDKVALDIKTRWNHYKNLFGKDVGDQVRESLQVCTQAYQDGVLPEFEVVVTTFRGCEDDIPYIAREAAGVDLVLQQGIIPGVAPLSTRELAGIADRLGRTVKIRSREDGEIIYEGRRILRGASIDVSSIEQTWESR; encoded by the coding sequence GTGAATTTTGGTGGGTTCGTTCCGCTCAGCACGGTGGACTGGCGGGGAAGGGCTGTCTGCACGGTATTCCTGCGCGGCTGCCCGGTTCGCTGCCATTACTGCCAGAATATGGCCATTCTGAGCGGCACGGACGAGCGGGAGGTCGGGGAGGTGCTCGATATGATCCGCGACTCCACACTTCTCGCCACCGGTGTCGTCTTCTCAGGGGGAGAGGCCACGATGCAGAAGGATGCCCTCATCGCCCTTGCACGCGGCGTGCGGGAGATGGGGCTCGGCGTCTGCATCCAGACCAATGGGGTGTTTCCGGCGACTATCCGCGCTCTCCTGGCCGAACGGCTCCTTGATAAGGTCGCACTTGATATCAAGACCCGCTGGAACCACTATAAAAATCTCTTCGGGAAGGATGTCGGCGATCAGGTGCGCGAGTCCCTGCAGGTCTGCACGCAGGCCTATCAGGACGGCGTCCTCCCCGAGTTCGAGGTTGTCGTCACCACCTTCCGGGGGTGCGAGGACGACATCCCCTATATTGCCCGGGAGGCGGCGGGGGTCGACCTCGTGCTCCAGCAGGGGATCATCCCTGGCGTGGCGCCGCTCAGCACCCGGGAACTTGCGGGGATCGCCGACCGTCTGGGGCGGACCGTGAAGATCCGCAGCCGGGAAGACGGCGAGATCATCTACGAGGGGCGCCGCATCCTCCGCGGTGCGAGCATCGATGTAAGCAGCATTGAACAGACATGGGAGTCCAGATGA
- a CDS encoding 5-formyltetrahydrofolate cyclo-ligase translates to MVMNTPPPSGATRKQELREEAKRRRFTLSTEEIREMSRAIHRLLLPLLRDARTVMLYVSKPPEVETDALIDALLADGTDVVVPIIEQETRSLRLSYLRDRSALVESTFHVPEPIGSEIPARREAIDCIIVPLVGFDHSGNRLGYGAGYYDRFLAGAGGVPVIGLAFSCQEMVSVPCEPFDRKMDHIVTEREIITCTRAEG, encoded by the coding sequence ATGGTGATGAATACGCCGCCCCCCTCAGGGGCAACCAGAAAACAGGAACTCCGGGAAGAGGCGAAACGACGCCGTTTCACCCTCTCCACAGAAGAGATCAGGGAAATGAGCAGAGCAATTCACCGCCTCCTCCTCCCTCTCCTCAGGGATGCCCGCACCGTCATGCTCTATGTATCAAAGCCCCCGGAGGTCGAGACGGACGCCCTCATCGACGCCCTTCTTGCCGACGGCACCGATGTCGTCGTACCGATCATCGAGCAGGAGACCAGGAGTCTCCGTCTCTCCTATCTCAGGGACCGCTCGGCCCTCGTCGAAAGCACCTTCCATGTGCCCGAACCGATCGGCAGCGAGATCCCCGCCCGCAGAGAGGCAATCGACTGCATCATCGTCCCCCTGGTCGGCTTCGACCATTCGGGCAACCGCCTCGGATATGGCGCCGGATACTACGACCGGTTCCTCGCCGGGGCAGGAGGCGTACCGGTGATCGGTCTCGCCTTTTCCTGTCAGGAGATGGTTTCCGTCCCCTGCGAACCCTTTGACCGAAAAATGGACCATATTGTGACCGAGAGAGAGATCATCACCTGCACCCGGGCAGAGGGATAG
- a CDS encoding DHH family phosphoesterase produces MADSYETVVYSLSPNCGLGEVEEGLIYAGTVQGFANFGTFVQLNARLKGLVHKSNILQEHEERDQIFVRVINIRNNGNIDLAEVIPKVFRLETVTKAFKVTKLAEIGKQVGRSVTLETKVAQIKQTSGPTIFTLVDESGSGNAAAFIEAGVRAYPEVELGNAVLVTGEVMRRQNQLQIEVSSMQVLSGDEGQAVHTRIEEALDARAEPEDIPLLVESEVMTALRPELRKVAKLIRRAVLEAQPIILRHHADADGICAAVAVEQAVISLMREEGDDLDTAYYLFKRSPSKAPFYEIEDITRDLDFALKDHERFGQKLPLIVLMDNGSTEEDIPSMKMARVYGLPMIVVDHHHPDAIVDEYLIAHANPYHVGGDFGITAGMLGAEVARLIYPGISDRIRHLPAVAGVGDRSEAPERQRFLDLVSEDYSEDECKDIALALDYEQFWLRFNDGRELVKDILNLKDDPALQKRLVSLLVEEANAAIEEQMAASMPHVTEEILPNGANLFRIDVEIFAHRFTFPPPGKTSGEIHDRLCRQHPGEPVVTLGFGPDFAVLRSRGVMMNIPRMVRELRDEITGGGINGGGHLVVGSIKFVEGMRKAALDGLVEKIGQAPTETPRT; encoded by the coding sequence ATGGCAGATTCATACGAAACCGTCGTATACAGCCTCAGCCCGAACTGCGGGCTCGGGGAGGTTGAAGAAGGTCTGATTTATGCGGGAACGGTCCAGGGGTTTGCAAACTTCGGAACGTTTGTACAGCTGAATGCACGCCTCAAGGGACTTGTCCATAAAAGCAATATCCTGCAGGAGCACGAGGAGCGGGACCAGATCTTTGTCAGGGTCATCAATATCCGGAACAACGGCAATATCGACCTTGCAGAAGTCATACCGAAGGTGTTCAGGCTTGAGACCGTCACCAAGGCCTTTAAGGTGACGAAACTCGCCGAGATCGGGAAACAGGTCGGCCGGAGCGTCACGCTCGAGACGAAGGTCGCTCAGATCAAGCAGACGAGCGGCCCGACGATCTTCACCCTGGTCGATGAGTCAGGGAGCGGCAATGCGGCGGCGTTCATCGAGGCAGGCGTGCGGGCCTATCCTGAGGTGGAACTCGGCAATGCCGTGCTCGTCACCGGCGAGGTGATGCGGCGGCAGAACCAGCTCCAGATCGAGGTGAGCTCCATGCAGGTGCTGAGCGGCGATGAGGGGCAGGCCGTCCATACCCGGATCGAGGAGGCCCTCGACGCCCGCGCCGAACCCGAGGATATCCCGCTCCTGGTCGAGAGCGAGGTGATGACGGCGCTGCGGCCAGAGCTCCGGAAGGTGGCGAAACTGATCCGGCGGGCGGTACTTGAGGCGCAGCCGATCATCCTCCGCCACCATGCCGATGCCGACGGCATCTGTGCGGCGGTGGCCGTGGAGCAGGCGGTAATCTCCCTGATGCGCGAGGAGGGGGACGACCTGGACACCGCCTACTATCTCTTCAAGCGCTCCCCCTCAAAGGCGCCCTTCTATGAGATCGAGGACATCACCCGCGACCTGGACTTCGCCCTGAAGGACCACGAGCGGTTCGGGCAGAAACTCCCCCTGATCGTGCTGATGGACAACGGTTCCACCGAGGAGGACATCCCCTCGATGAAGATGGCGAGGGTCTACGGTCTCCCGATGATCGTCGTGGACCACCACCACCCGGACGCCATCGTGGACGAGTATCTGATCGCCCATGCCAACCCCTACCATGTGGGCGGGGACTTCGGGATTACGGCCGGCATGCTCGGCGCCGAAGTGGCTCGTCTGATCTACCCGGGGATCTCGGACCGGATCCGGCACCTGCCCGCCGTGGCGGGCGTCGGCGACCGGAGCGAGGCGCCCGAACGGCAGCGGTTCCTGGACCTGGTCAGTGAGGACTATTCCGAGGATGAGTGCAAGGACATCGCCCTGGCCCTGGACTACGAACAGTTCTGGCTCCGGTTCAATGACGGCCGCGAACTCGTCAAGGACATCCTTAACCTCAAGGACGATCCCGCTCTCCAGAAGCGCCTGGTCTCCCTGCTCGTCGAGGAGGCGAATGCAGCGATCGAGGAGCAGATGGCGGCGTCCATGCCCCATGTGACCGAGGAGATCCTCCCCAACGGCGCCAATCTCTTCAGGATCGACGTGGAGATCTTCGCCCACCGCTTCACCTTCCCGCCGCCGGGCAAGACCTCCGGGGAGATCCACGACCGTCTCTGCCGGCAGCACCCGGGCGAACCGGTGGTCACCCTCGGTTTTGGGCCGGACTTTGCCGTGCTCCGCTCCCGCGGCGTGATGATGAATATCCCGCGCATGGTCCGGGAGCTCCGTGACGAGATTACCGGCGGTGGAATCAATGGCGGCGGTCACCTGGTCGTCGGATCGATCAAGTTCGTCGAGGGGATGCGCAAGGCCGCCCTCGACGGTCTGGTCGAGAAGATCGGGCAGGCCCCGACTGAAACCCCCCGGACCTGA
- the rnz gene encoding ribonuclease Z, with the protein MAGETLQVYFLGTAGALPTPNRNPSCVMIRRGSDTLLFDCGEGAQQQMMRARTGFLVDAIFITHWHADHFLGVLGLVQTLSFNGRTDPLTVYGPEGIVEFVEHTLAIGKTKLGFDLRPVLLSPGSIVRFDGYQVEAFATCHGMVSLGYVLREDGRPGRFDRETAITLGVPPGPLFGRLQRGGDVVVVRDGAEVTITPDQVLGPPRPGRMVVYSGDTRPLHHGPEEGLTGADLLIHDATFDDTERGRAAEVFHSTAGEAGEAAAALKARQLALVHMSSRYTSTVNHIQDAGKSFDGEVIAPSDLMMIEIPFRE; encoded by the coding sequence ATAGCCGGCGAGACATTGCAGGTCTATTTCCTGGGAACGGCCGGCGCCCTCCCCACCCCCAACCGCAACCCCTCGTGCGTGATGATCCGGCGGGGCTCGGACACCCTCCTCTTCGACTGCGGTGAGGGTGCGCAGCAGCAGATGATGCGCGCCCGGACCGGTTTTCTCGTGGACGCCATCTTTATCACCCACTGGCACGCCGACCACTTCCTGGGCGTGCTCGGGCTGGTGCAGACCCTTTCGTTCAACGGCCGCACCGACCCGCTCACGGTCTACGGGCCCGAGGGGATCGTCGAGTTCGTCGAGCACACCCTCGCCATCGGCAAGACTAAACTGGGATTTGATCTCAGGCCCGTCCTCCTCTCCCCCGGATCGATCGTCCGCTTCGACGGCTATCAGGTGGAGGCGTTCGCGACCTGCCACGGCATGGTAAGTCTGGGCTATGTGCTCAGGGAAGACGGAAGACCGGGCAGGTTCGACCGGGAGACGGCGATCACCCTGGGCGTCCCGCCCGGTCCCCTCTTTGGCAGGCTCCAGCGGGGAGGGGACGTTGTGGTCGTACGGGATGGTGCGGAGGTGACGATCACCCCTGATCAGGTGCTTGGCCCCCCGCGGCCCGGCCGGATGGTCGTCTATTCCGGGGATACGCGTCCCCTCCACCACGGCCCGGAGGAGGGGCTGACCGGGGCCGACCTGCTGATCCACGACGCCACCTTCGACGACACCGAGCGGGGCCGCGCCGCCGAGGTCTTCCATTCAACGGCAGGAGAGGCCGGAGAGGCGGCAGCGGCGCTGAAAGCCAGACAGCTTGCCCTTGTTCACATGAGTTCCCGCTATACCTCGACGGTAAACCATATACAGGATGCAGGGAAGAGTTTTGATGGTGAGGTCATCGCACCGTCTGATCTCATGATGATCGAGATACCATTCAGGGAGTGA